The region TGGTGACGCTCGCGCTGTTCCTCGCGTGGGGCGGCGTCGTGCTCCAGTTCATCGGCCAGGGCGGCACGCTGGGGCTCAACGACGACACCCTGTTCCAGGTCGCCAACGGCAACCTCACCACAGCGGGCTCCTGGCTGCTCTTCGCGCTGGCAGCGGGCGGTTATGCTGCCGTCGTGCTCGGCAGGCATTTCTCCAGGCTGCGCAAGGGTCTGGTCGCTTCCCCCACCCCGATGGTGCTGACCAAGGTCGGTGTGGTCGTCGTGCTGGCCGCCGTCGGAACCTACCTGCTGACCCTCAACCGCTCGGTGTCCGACGTCGTGGTGATCAGCGGCGTGCCGTACGTGGTGCCGATCGTGCTCGTCCTGCTGGTGATCGGCACGTTCGTGCTGGAGCGCACCCGCTACGGCCGGCACGTCTACGCCGTGGGCGGCAACAAGGAGGCGGCCCGCCGGGCCGGCATCGACGTCGCCCGGATCCGGATGAGCGTGTTCGTGATCTGCTCGTCGGCCGCCGCGATCGGCGCGATCGTCTACTCGTCCAAGGTCGGCTCGGTCGACCCCAACGCCGGTGGCGGCAACACGCTGCTGCTGTCGGTCGGCGCGGCGGTCATCGGCGGCACGTCGCTGTTCGGCGGCAAGGGCCGGCTGCGCGACGCGGTGATCGGCGCGGCGGTGCTGTCCACCATCAGCAACGGCATGGGCCTGCTCAAGCAGCCCGCCGCCGTGGTCTTCATCGTCACCGGCCTGGTGCTGCTGCTGGCCGCGGGCGTCGACGCGCTGTCCCGTCGCCGGGCGGCGGTGGCACCGCGCTGACGTGACGACACCCATCGCCGGCGCCCGGCCGGACGAGGTCCGCAGGCACAACCGGACGGCCCTGCTGCGCCGGCTGCACGTGGACGGCCCGTCCACCCGGGCGTCGCTCGCGGCCGAGCTCGGCCTCAACCGCAGCACGATCAAAGCCCTGGTGGACGGCCTGGCCGAGACCGGCGTGGTGGCCGAGCGGGTGCCCGCGCAACGCTCCGGCGCGGGCCGCCCGTCGCTGCTGGTGCTGCCGCAGCCGCACGCCGCCGTGGTGATGGCCATCGACATCCGCGTGGAGCAGGTGGCGATGGCCTTCGTCGGCCTGGGCGGCGACATCCTGGGCCGCGACTCGTGGAACCTGCACCACCGGACCCGCGACCCCGGCGAGGTGATCACCCACATCGCCGACTCGGCGAAGCTGCTGGCCGACGAGCTGGACGTGACGGCGGTGGGCGTCGGCGTGTCGGTGCCGGGCGTGGTGCGCCGGTCCG is a window of Saccharothrix espanaensis DSM 44229 DNA encoding:
- a CDS encoding sugar ABC transporter permease; translation: MTNTTSETSPQDSPPPAAISDFGIDTTSRSTDEALRDYWARLRGGELGPLPALLGLVALLIVFSSLSDTFLTLGNIANLLAQGASITIIAMGLVFVLLLGEIDLSAGTASGVTAAVMALHLVKGGNLLGGMGEGVFYAFCGLLLVAIVLAGVMRIWAGAALSAVALVISLVGVPPNPWVEMLLAVCVGTAIGCITGFLVATVGIPSFVVTLALFLAWGGVVLQFIGQGGTLGLNDDTLFQVANGNLTTAGSWLLFALAAGGYAAVVLGRHFSRLRKGLVASPTPMVLTKVGVVVVLAAVGTYLLTLNRSVSDVVVISGVPYVVPIVLVLLVIGTFVLERTRYGRHVYAVGGNKEAARRAGIDVARIRMSVFVICSSAAAIGAIVYSSKVGSVDPNAGGGNTLLLSVGAAVIGGTSLFGGKGRLRDAVIGAAVLSTISNGMGLLKQPAAVVFIVTGLVLLLAAGVDALSRRRAAVAPR